Proteins from a genomic interval of Leifsonia shinshuensis:
- a CDS encoding RNA polymerase sigma factor, whose product MSAGGAVVVDGERTADEKTAADEAAAAVDAVWRIESGRLVAGLARWTGDVGLAEELAQDALVAALEQWPEAGIPRNPGAWLTTVAKRRAIDGWRRRERLDERYAALARDLEQQQDDDPASAVAEEIQDDLLRLVFVACHPVLAPSARVALTLKLLGGLTTEEIARAFLVPVPTIAQRIVRAKRTLSAAHVPFEVPDRAEYPERLASVLEVVYLIFNEGYSATAGDDWMRPDLCQEALRLGRVLAELTPREPEVHGLVALMEFQASRLPARATADGEPILLQDQDRTRWDRILIGRGVAALARADRLVGPRGRGPYALQAAIAACHATAPAPEDTDWEEIVALYGALAALQPSAVVELNRAVALAIAFGPEAGLDVVDRLVDSGELASYHLLPSVRADFLLKLGRTVEAEEEFRRAAAMTGNERERALLLARAREAAGG is encoded by the coding sequence GTGAGCGCGGGAGGTGCGGTCGTGGTGGACGGGGAGCGCACGGCCGACGAGAAGACAGCGGCCGACGAGGCCGCGGCAGCCGTCGACGCCGTGTGGCGCATCGAGTCCGGGCGCCTCGTCGCCGGTCTCGCCCGCTGGACGGGCGACGTCGGCCTCGCCGAGGAGCTCGCGCAGGACGCCCTCGTCGCCGCGCTCGAGCAGTGGCCGGAGGCCGGCATCCCGCGCAACCCCGGCGCCTGGCTGACCACGGTCGCCAAGCGCAGGGCGATCGACGGCTGGCGCCGCCGCGAGCGCCTGGACGAGCGCTACGCCGCCCTCGCCCGCGACCTGGAGCAGCAGCAGGACGACGACCCGGCCTCGGCCGTCGCGGAGGAGATCCAGGACGATCTGCTGCGGCTCGTGTTCGTCGCCTGCCACCCCGTGCTCGCCCCCTCCGCCCGGGTCGCCCTGACGCTCAAGCTGCTCGGCGGGCTCACCACCGAGGAGATCGCGCGCGCGTTCCTGGTTCCCGTCCCGACGATCGCGCAGCGCATCGTGCGCGCCAAGCGCACCCTGAGCGCGGCGCACGTCCCCTTCGAGGTGCCGGACCGCGCGGAGTACCCCGAGCGGCTGGCGTCGGTGCTGGAGGTCGTCTACCTGATCTTCAACGAGGGCTACTCCGCCACCGCGGGCGACGACTGGATGCGCCCCGACCTCTGCCAGGAGGCGCTGCGGCTCGGCCGGGTGCTCGCCGAGCTCACCCCGCGCGAGCCGGAGGTGCACGGACTGGTCGCGCTGATGGAGTTCCAGGCCTCCCGCCTCCCGGCGCGCGCCACCGCCGATGGGGAGCCCATCCTGCTGCAGGACCAGGACCGCACCCGCTGGGACCGCATCCTCATCGGCCGCGGGGTCGCCGCCCTCGCCCGCGCCGACCGGCTGGTGGGCCCGCGCGGCCGGGGTCCCTACGCGCTGCAGGCCGCGATCGCCGCCTGCCATGCGACCGCGCCCGCGCCGGAGGACACCGACTGGGAGGAGATCGTGGCCCTGTATGGAGCGCTCGCCGCCCTCCAGCCGTCGGCGGTCGTGGAGCTCAACCGCGCGGTCGCCCTGGCGATAGCGTTCGGCCCGGAGGCCGGGCTGGACGTCGTGGATCGGCTCGTGGACTCGGGCGAGCTGGCGTCGTACCATCTTCTGCCGTCGGTCCGGGCCGACTTCCTGCTCAAGCTGGGGCGGACCGTGGAGGCGGAGGAGGAGTTCCGGCGGGCGGCCGCGATGACCGGGAACGAGCGGGAGCGGGCACTCCTGCTGGCGCGGGCGCGGGAGGCCGCGGGCGGGTGA
- a CDS encoding EVE domain-containing protein has translation MAIRYWLGVVHHDHVLRGVAGGFAQVNHGARAPLERMGPSDGFVFYSPRESFDGEPLKQFTAVGRLADAEVFQATQGPQMRGPAGDFLPWRRRVDWDHDAVATPIRPLLPSLDFTRDKRDWGYQLRAGLIELTRHDFELIRDQLRHTPGEQRPSTARRADGSRHPAQHATTAFAAGLR, from the coding sequence ATGGCGATCCGCTACTGGCTGGGCGTGGTGCACCACGATCACGTGCTCCGCGGCGTCGCGGGCGGCTTCGCCCAGGTCAACCACGGCGCCCGCGCGCCGCTGGAGCGCATGGGGCCGTCGGACGGGTTCGTCTTCTACTCGCCGCGCGAGTCCTTCGACGGTGAGCCGCTCAAGCAGTTCACCGCGGTCGGGAGGCTGGCCGACGCGGAGGTCTTCCAGGCGACCCAGGGCCCGCAGATGCGCGGGCCGGCCGGCGACTTCCTGCCCTGGCGCCGGCGCGTCGACTGGGACCACGACGCGGTCGCCACGCCCATCCGGCCGTTGCTCCCGTCCCTCGACTTCACCCGGGACAAGCGCGACTGGGGCTACCAGCTGCGCGCCGGGCTGATCGAGCTGACCCGGCACGACTTCGAGCTCATCCGCGATCAGCTGCGGCACACGCCGGGGGAGCAGCGGCCCTCCACGGCGCGCCGCGCGGACGGCTCCCGTCACCCCGCGCAACACGCGACGACCGCCTTCGCCGCCGGGCTACGCTGA
- a CDS encoding YciI family protein — MRYLLLLSTDGPAPAGDLQRYTADLIRAGVLLAGELLAAEDGAHLQLAVDGPRTNADLLPISAVRPAALWIVQAADRAEAVEWARRVPLGRGRVEVRRIVTGAAEA; from the coding sequence ATGCGCTACCTCCTCCTGCTCAGCACGGACGGCCCCGCGCCCGCCGGCGACCTCCAGCGCTACACCGCCGACCTGATCCGCGCCGGGGTGCTGCTCGCCGGCGAACTCCTCGCCGCGGAGGACGGCGCGCACCTCCAGCTCGCGGTCGACGGTCCGCGCACGAACGCCGACCTGCTGCCGATCTCGGCCGTGCGTCCCGCCGCGCTGTGGATCGTCCAGGCCGCCGACCGGGCCGAGGCCGTGGAATGGGCGCGACGCGTGCCGCTCGGTCGTGGCAGAGTCGAGGTGCGCCGCATCGTGACGGGCGCGGCGGAGGCGTGA
- a CDS encoding ATP-binding domain-containing protein, whose product MQESELDRERTVVSGLYERLDTLRAETEERLTRVRRESVGSNHQARSERDAFARLYEDQLVQLRDVDARLVFGRLLLEEPVDGTDHRYIGRVGLRDDDQRSLLVDWRAQQASAFYQATANERMGVRARRHLTMNGRQVVRIDDEVFDESLLDGDASGEHVQGEGALLAALTAQRTGRMHDIVATIQAEQDRIIRSDIRGALVVQGGPGTGKTAVALHRAAYLLYANRQRLSASGVLVVGPSSAFLRYIEAVLPSLGETGVVMQTLGELFPGVEASTEDAPEAARLKGSIQMARLLSRAVRSRQKAPTEPQTIVVDNERLVVQPDLVQRALAKAQRTGKPHNVARVTFVKQALGELTDQLAAQLRAGGSTIDEADLRVLREDLRTSYDVRVLLNTAWLPLTPQKLLQDLYARPAWLAELTPRWTPAQREALLRDRTAPFTVSDVPLLDEAAELLGDFPGRADPASRERERQRKRDLENARAAIRNMGVQGLVSAEQLADGFAEQEDRGTTAERALADRSWTYGHVVVDEAQELSAMQWRVLVRRCPMKSFTIVGDIAQVASAAGATSWDEALSPSFKDAWRLEELTVNYRTPAQITREAERIATEAGLPITPTRAVREGDWPIRRVAADAAGLPAAVAEAVAHDRSVDAEGTLAVIATSAEVEAVAAEVRARFGDAAARGAAGLTRPISVLTGYEAKGLEFDAVVLADPAALAAESVRGAASLYVAMTRPTQRLTLVEV is encoded by the coding sequence GTGCAGGAATCCGAGCTCGATCGTGAGCGCACCGTCGTTTCCGGCCTGTACGAGCGTCTCGACACGCTCCGGGCGGAGACGGAGGAGCGGCTGACGCGGGTGCGCCGGGAGAGCGTCGGGAGCAACCACCAGGCGCGCAGCGAACGCGACGCTTTCGCCCGGCTGTACGAGGACCAGCTCGTCCAGCTCCGGGATGTGGACGCCCGGCTCGTGTTCGGGAGGCTGCTGCTGGAGGAGCCGGTCGACGGCACCGACCACCGCTACATCGGCCGCGTGGGTCTGCGCGATGACGACCAGCGCTCGCTGCTCGTGGACTGGCGCGCCCAGCAGGCGAGCGCCTTCTACCAGGCGACCGCGAACGAGCGGATGGGCGTGCGCGCCCGCCGCCACCTGACCATGAACGGCCGCCAAGTGGTGCGGATCGACGACGAGGTCTTCGACGAGTCGCTGCTCGACGGCGACGCGTCCGGCGAGCACGTCCAGGGCGAGGGCGCGCTGCTGGCAGCCCTCACCGCGCAGCGCACCGGTCGCATGCACGACATCGTGGCGACCATCCAGGCCGAGCAGGACCGCATCATCCGGTCCGACATCCGCGGCGCGCTGGTCGTGCAGGGCGGCCCCGGCACCGGCAAGACCGCCGTCGCGCTGCACCGCGCCGCCTACCTGCTGTACGCGAATCGGCAGCGGCTGAGCGCCTCCGGCGTGCTCGTCGTCGGTCCGTCATCCGCGTTCCTGCGCTACATCGAGGCCGTGCTCCCGTCGCTCGGCGAGACCGGCGTCGTCATGCAGACGCTCGGCGAGCTGTTCCCGGGCGTGGAGGCCTCCACCGAGGACGCGCCGGAGGCCGCCCGGCTGAAGGGCTCCATCCAGATGGCGCGGCTGCTGTCCCGCGCCGTCCGCTCCCGCCAGAAGGCGCCGACCGAGCCGCAGACCATCGTCGTCGACAACGAGCGGCTGGTGGTCCAGCCCGACCTCGTCCAGCGCGCGCTCGCCAAGGCGCAGCGCACCGGCAAGCCGCACAACGTCGCGCGCGTCACCTTCGTGAAGCAGGCTCTCGGGGAGCTGACCGACCAGCTGGCCGCCCAGCTCCGGGCCGGCGGCTCGACCATCGACGAGGCGGACCTCCGGGTGCTGCGGGAGGACCTGCGCACCTCGTACGACGTCCGCGTGCTGCTCAACACGGCCTGGCTGCCGCTCACCCCGCAGAAACTGCTGCAGGACTTGTACGCGCGTCCTGCGTGGCTGGCCGAGCTGACGCCGCGCTGGACGCCGGCGCAGCGGGAGGCGCTGCTGCGCGACCGGACCGCGCCGTTCACGGTCTCCGACGTGCCGCTCCTGGACGAGGCCGCCGAGCTGCTCGGCGACTTCCCCGGCCGCGCCGACCCGGCCTCCCGCGAGCGCGAGCGGCAGCGCAAGCGCGACCTGGAGAACGCCCGCGCGGCGATCCGCAACATGGGCGTGCAGGGCCTGGTCAGCGCCGAGCAGCTCGCCGACGGTTTCGCCGAGCAGGAGGACCGCGGCACGACCGCCGAGCGCGCCCTCGCCGACCGGTCGTGGACCTACGGCCACGTGGTCGTGGACGAGGCGCAGGAGCTGTCGGCGATGCAGTGGCGCGTGCTCGTGCGCCGCTGCCCGATGAAGTCGTTCACGATCGTGGGCGACATCGCCCAGGTGGCGTCGGCCGCCGGCGCGACCAGCTGGGACGAAGCGCTCAGCCCGTCGTTCAAGGACGCCTGGCGGCTGGAGGAGCTCACCGTCAACTACCGCACGCCCGCGCAGATCACCCGCGAAGCGGAGCGCATCGCGACCGAGGCCGGGCTGCCGATCACGCCGACGCGCGCGGTCCGGGAAGGCGACTGGCCGATCCGGCGGGTGGCGGCGGACGCGGCGGGACTGCCGGCCGCGGTCGCGGAGGCGGTCGCGCACGACCGGTCCGTGGACGCGGAGGGCACGCTCGCCGTGATCGCGACGTCCGCCGAGGTGGAGGCCGTGGCCGCGGAGGTGCGCGCGCGGTTCGGCGACGCGGCGGCCCGCGGGGCGGCCGGGCTGACACGCCCGATCTCGGTGCTCACCGGCTACGAGGCGAAGGGCCTGGAGTTCGACGCGGTCGTGCTGGCCGACCCGGCGGCGCTCGCCGCGGAGTCGGTGCGCGGCGCGGCGTCGCTGTACGTGGCGATGACGCGGCCGACGCAGCGGCTGACGCTGGTGGAGGTGTAG
- a CDS encoding GNAT family N-acetyltransferase, with amino-acid sequence MSAQELRGADGEPAGAPIRLVAFDAAFDRSVFDCGEQAVNDWFRRQAGQSHRSNNARTVLAVQGFAVVGFYASRVGTMERGEVAEAFGGGRGRYPMPAILLAQLGVDVRSQGRGLGARLLVHALESFLAVADKVGVEVILVDALTPELCAFYRKMGFRSLEDRHLRMFMPVKVLRATFNASS; translated from the coding sequence ATGAGTGCGCAGGAGCTCAGGGGAGCGGATGGCGAGCCTGCGGGTGCGCCGATTCGATTGGTCGCGTTCGACGCGGCATTCGACCGCTCGGTCTTCGACTGTGGCGAGCAAGCCGTGAATGACTGGTTCCGCCGGCAGGCGGGGCAGTCGCACCGCTCGAACAACGCGCGGACGGTCCTGGCGGTCCAGGGCTTTGCCGTCGTGGGCTTCTATGCGTCCCGGGTAGGGACGATGGAGAGAGGCGAAGTCGCAGAAGCTTTCGGGGGAGGGCGCGGTCGATATCCGATGCCCGCGATCCTCCTTGCCCAACTGGGAGTCGACGTACGATCGCAAGGTCGTGGGCTGGGTGCGAGGTTGCTTGTCCATGCGCTGGAGAGCTTCCTTGCCGTCGCCGACAAAGTCGGTGTCGAGGTGATCTTGGTGGATGCGCTCACGCCGGAGTTGTGCGCCTTCTACCGGAAGATGGGCTTTCGATCGCTAGAGGATCGGCACCTTCGGATGTTCATGCCGGTGAAGGTGCTGAGGGCGACTTTCAACGCATCGAGCTGA
- a CDS encoding DUF1778 domain-containing protein produces MTALAPAKTERLNLRLSAEARDTLRAAAELAQQDLTSFILGPALQNARDILLQDALIKLTPAEALQVERALDEPAVASKPLADLITRVRATREATEA; encoded by the coding sequence ATGACCGCACTCGCCCCCGCCAAGACCGAGCGGCTCAACCTCCGATTGAGCGCAGAAGCGCGCGACACCCTCCGCGCCGCGGCCGAGCTGGCGCAGCAGGATCTGACGTCGTTCATTCTCGGGCCGGCACTGCAGAACGCCCGCGACATCCTGCTTCAGGACGCGCTGATCAAGCTCACTCCGGCGGAGGCCCTTCAGGTCGAGCGTGCGCTCGACGAGCCGGCGGTCGCGTCGAAGCCCCTGGCCGATCTCATCACGCGGGTTCGCGCGACCCGCGAGGCGACGGAGGCCTGA
- a CDS encoding DUF1684 domain-containing protein yields MSTITPEPSPEVAPGRGRAATAVQTADWRRSVFALYASVRRIAASDPAAAHAHWISCRNDLFSSHPASPLLDEDRDRFTGLPVPPYDPDWRFELPIHPAAEEVLMDVETGTDGVVPFELLGAVHVPLAGSLDVWRLTSYGGGLFVPVKDALAGRRGGTYGGGRYLIDTIKGADLGMTADDETTIVLDFNFAYNPSCAYDPAWACPLAQAGNTLGVEVPVGERYGGE; encoded by the coding sequence ATGAGCACGATCACCCCCGAGCCCTCCCCCGAGGTCGCCCCCGGTCGCGGCCGCGCCGCCACCGCCGTGCAGACCGCGGACTGGCGCCGCAGCGTCTTCGCGCTGTACGCCTCGGTGCGCCGGATCGCCGCGTCCGACCCGGCCGCCGCCCACGCGCACTGGATCTCCTGCCGCAACGACCTCTTCTCGTCGCACCCGGCCTCCCCGCTCCTGGACGAGGACCGCGACCGCTTCACCGGCCTGCCGGTGCCGCCCTACGACCCGGACTGGCGCTTCGAGCTGCCGATCCACCCGGCCGCGGAGGAGGTGCTCATGGACGTCGAGACCGGCACGGACGGCGTGGTCCCGTTCGAGCTGCTCGGCGCGGTCCACGTCCCGCTGGCCGGGTCGCTCGACGTCTGGCGGCTGACCTCCTACGGCGGCGGGCTGTTCGTCCCGGTCAAGGACGCCCTCGCCGGCCGCCGCGGCGGCACCTACGGCGGCGGCCGCTACCTGATCGACACGATCAAAGGCGCCGACCTCGGGATGACGGCGGACGACGAGACGACGATCGTCCTCGACTTCAACTTCGCCTACAACCCGTCCTGCGCCTACGACCCCGCCTGGGCGTGCCCGCTCGCGCAGGCGGGCAACACGCTGGGCGTGGAGGTGCCGGTCGGGGAGCGGTACGGCGGGGAGTGA